The Allochromatium tepidum genome has a window encoding:
- a CDS encoding D-alanyl-D-alanine carboxypeptidase family protein: MNSAIKRLLPWFLLLLTLGLPVGAQPTTPAPPELDAKGYLLVDFHTGKTLAELNADERLEPASLTKIMTAYTVFRELASERIKLTDQVLVSERAWRTGGSKMFIEVGKQVSLEDLLKGMIIQSGNDASVALAEYVSGNVESFANLMNAHAKRLGMTNSHFTNPNGLPDPELYTTARDIARVAVALIREFPEYYAWYSNLEFTYNGITQQNRNPLLRRDPTADGIKTGYTKAAGYCLVGSAKRDDMRLISVVMGSPSPKARAEASLALLNYGFRTYESHKLYPVGQPIQNLRVWFGEQETLPAGPERDVVATVPRGQYDKLSARIEKTSELNAPIAQGERLGDVVVSMGEEEITRIPLVALQDLPKGGLWRQAKDSVLRMF; this comes from the coding sequence ATGAATTCAGCCATCAAGCGCCTGCTCCCGTGGTTCCTGCTGCTGCTCACCCTTGGCCTGCCCGTCGGCGCCCAGCCGACGACGCCCGCCCCACCCGAGCTGGACGCCAAGGGCTATCTGCTCGTCGACTTCCATACGGGCAAGACCCTGGCCGAACTCAACGCCGACGAGCGGCTCGAGCCGGCGAGTCTGACCAAGATCATGACCGCCTACACGGTGTTCCGCGAACTGGCCTCCGAGCGCATCAAACTCACCGATCAGGTGCTGGTCAGCGAGCGGGCCTGGCGCACCGGCGGCTCCAAGATGTTCATCGAGGTCGGCAAGCAGGTCAGCCTGGAGGATCTGCTCAAGGGTATGATCATCCAGTCGGGCAACGATGCCAGCGTGGCCCTGGCCGAATACGTCTCGGGCAACGTCGAGTCCTTCGCCAATCTCATGAACGCCCACGCCAAGCGGCTCGGCATGACCAACAGCCATTTCACCAACCCCAATGGCCTGCCGGACCCCGAGCTCTATACGACCGCGCGCGACATAGCGCGGGTCGCCGTGGCCCTGATCCGCGAGTTTCCGGAATACTATGCCTGGTACTCCAACCTGGAGTTCACCTACAACGGCATCACCCAGCAGAATCGCAACCCGCTGCTCAGACGCGACCCCACGGCCGACGGCATCAAGACCGGCTACACCAAGGCGGCCGGTTACTGTCTGGTCGGATCGGCCAAGCGCGACGACATGCGTCTGATCTCGGTCGTGATGGGTTCACCCAGCCCCAAGGCGCGTGCCGAGGCCAGTCTGGCCCTGCTCAACTACGGCTTCCGCACCTACGAGAGCCACAAGCTCTATCCCGTCGGTCAACCGATCCAGAATCTGCGCGTCTGGTTCGGCGAACAGGAGACACTGCCGGCGGGTCCGGAGCGTGACGTGGTCGCCACCGTCCCGCGCGGTCAGTACGACAAGCTCAGCGCCCGGATCGAGAAGACCTCCGAGCTGAATGCCCCCATCGCTCAGGGGGAGCGGCTCGGCGACGTGGTGGTCTCGATGGGCGAGGAAGAGATCACGCGCATTCCGCTCGTCGCGCTCCAGGATCTGCCCAAGGGCGGTCTCTGGCGTCAGGCCAAGGACAGCGTGTTGCGGATGTTCTGA
- the mrdA gene encoding penicillin-binding protein 2, giving the protein MLKSSLEDRRREQRLVRTRVIVSALFVILGLGLVLARLHHLQLELHDHFTVLSTENRVKIQPVPPNRGLIFDTKGVVLAENHPSFSLVITIEKVGDLKATIDELKKLIPIEDGDLSRFERLKRQRMRFQPVPIRLNLTSEEVARFAVDGYRFPGVEVHAELIRTYPKGELTAHVLGYVGRINEKELARIDKGNYAGTNFIGKGGVELAHEDVLHGKVGYQQVEVNARGRILRTLESTPPAPGQDLYLYLDIALQRAATEALGENRGSIVAIDPRSGGVLAMVSTPSFDPNLFVEGISQSNYDALLHSPDKPLYNRAIRGQYPPGSTVKPFIGLGGLSLGFVTPRKTTFCPGYFSLPGQKHRFRCWRRGGHGTVDLEQAIVQSCDVYFYWLANQMGVDKLHAFLSEFGFGSRTGVDVSGELPGLLPSREWKERARKQPWYPGETLIMGIGQGYFLATPMQLAAATAALANKGHFIQPRLAYARRVPGADVATVFPTVARQIRITNPGDWDIVIEDMAKVVESQRGTAKRIHSNDYRIAGKTGTSQVFTIGQKERYDASKISERLRDHALFVAFAPVEDPRIAVAVMVENGGSGSGTAAPIARRVIDAYLGGTPLPDESRETPDGD; this is encoded by the coding sequence ATGCTCAAGAGCAGTCTGGAGGATCGCCGGCGCGAACAGCGCCTGGTCCGAACGCGCGTCATCGTCTCGGCCCTGTTCGTGATCCTGGGGCTGGGGCTGGTTCTGGCGCGCCTGCACCATCTGCAACTGGAGCTTCACGACCACTTCACGGTGCTGTCGACCGAGAACCGGGTCAAGATCCAGCCGGTACCGCCCAACCGCGGGCTGATCTTCGATACCAAGGGCGTGGTGCTCGCCGAGAATCATCCGTCCTTCTCGCTGGTGATCACGATCGAGAAGGTCGGGGATCTGAAGGCCACCATCGACGAACTCAAAAAGCTGATACCGATCGAGGATGGCGACCTGTCGCGTTTCGAGCGTCTCAAACGCCAGCGCATGCGTTTTCAGCCGGTCCCCATCCGCTTGAACCTGACGTCCGAAGAAGTAGCCCGCTTTGCCGTCGACGGTTATCGTTTCCCCGGCGTCGAGGTCCATGCCGAGCTGATCCGCACCTATCCCAAAGGCGAACTCACGGCCCATGTGCTCGGCTATGTCGGACGCATCAACGAAAAGGAACTGGCACGCATCGACAAGGGCAACTATGCCGGCACCAACTTCATCGGCAAGGGCGGCGTGGAACTGGCCCACGAGGACGTGCTGCACGGCAAGGTCGGCTATCAGCAGGTCGAGGTCAATGCGCGCGGACGCATCCTGCGCACGCTCGAGAGCACGCCGCCGGCACCGGGTCAGGATCTCTATCTCTATCTCGACATCGCGCTGCAACGGGCGGCCACCGAGGCGCTCGGCGAGAATCGCGGCTCGATCGTGGCCATCGATCCGCGCAGCGGCGGCGTGCTGGCCATGGTGAGCACACCGAGCTTCGACCCCAACCTCTTCGTCGAGGGGATCAGCCAGAGCAATTACGACGCCCTACTCCATTCGCCCGACAAACCGCTCTACAACCGCGCCATTCGCGGTCAGTATCCGCCCGGCTCCACGGTCAAGCCTTTCATCGGACTCGGCGGTCTGTCGCTGGGTTTCGTCACGCCGCGCAAGACGACCTTTTGTCCGGGTTACTTCTCGCTGCCGGGCCAGAAGCACCGCTTCCGCTGCTGGCGGCGCGGCGGACACGGCACGGTCGATCTGGAGCAGGCCATCGTGCAATCCTGCGATGTCTATTTCTACTGGCTGGCCAATCAGATGGGCGTCGACAAGCTGCACGCCTTCCTCTCGGAATTCGGTTTCGGTTCGCGAACCGGCGTCGATGTCTCGGGCGAGCTGCCCGGACTCCTGCCGTCGCGCGAATGGAAGGAGCGAGCACGTAAACAGCCCTGGTATCCGGGCGAGACGCTCATCATGGGCATCGGTCAGGGTTATTTCCTGGCCACGCCCATGCAACTGGCGGCGGCCACCGCCGCCCTGGCCAACAAGGGGCACTTCATCCAGCCGCGACTGGCCTATGCGCGACGTGTGCCGGGGGCCGACGTAGCGACGGTCTTCCCCACGGTCGCCCGCCAGATCCGGATCACCAATCCGGGCGATTGGGACATCGTCATCGAGGACATGGCCAAGGTCGTGGAGAGCCAGCGCGGAACGGCCAAGCGCATCCACTCCAACGACTACCGGATCGCCGGCAAGACCGGCACCTCGCAGGTCTTCACCATCGGCCAGAAGGAGCGCTACGACGCCTCCAAGATCTCGGAGCGTCTGCGCGATCACGCGCTCTTCGTCGCCTTCGCACCGGTCGAGGATCCACGTATCGCCGTGGCGGTGATGGTGGAGAACGGCGGTTCGGGTAGCGGGACCGCCGCGCCGATCGCACGCCGGGTCATCGATGCCTATCTCGGCGGCACGCCGCTGCCGGACGAATCGAGGGAGACGCCGGATGGCGACTGA
- the mreC gene encoding rod shape-determining protein MreC has product MFKPGPSPNLRVVLAVVMALGLLVADHRQQQLELLRTALSLVTYPLQLAADRPSQLFREARERLAGQDVLRDENSELHRENLLLKARLQKFEAMEAENARLRDLLGSSLDVGERVLIAEIMAVELAPYRQQVMLNKGTNAGVFVGQPVLDANAVMGQVIRANPFSSVVLLITDSDHALPVEVNRNGLRTIAAGTGPNHDLELLYIPKNADIQVGDLLVTSGMDGRFPSGYPVARVKIVRQDPDNPFTTVIAQPTARLDRSREVLLVWNLSETSRLQALTAEALKPRDVTQ; this is encoded by the coding sequence CTGTTCAAACCAGGCCCATCACCCAATCTCCGCGTCGTTCTCGCCGTGGTGATGGCGCTCGGGTTGCTCGTGGCCGATCACCGTCAGCAGCAACTGGAGCTGCTGCGCACGGCGCTCTCGCTCGTGACCTATCCGCTGCAACTGGCCGCCGATCGCCCCAGTCAACTCTTCCGCGAGGCGCGCGAGCGGCTCGCCGGACAGGACGTGCTGCGCGACGAGAACAGCGAGCTGCACCGCGAGAACCTGCTGCTCAAGGCACGACTCCAGAAGTTCGAGGCCATGGAGGCCGAGAATGCGCGTCTGCGCGACCTGCTCGGCTCCTCGCTCGACGTCGGCGAGCGGGTGCTGATCGCCGAGATCATGGCCGTCGAACTGGCACCCTATCGTCAGCAGGTGATGCTCAACAAGGGTACCAACGCCGGGGTCTTCGTCGGTCAGCCGGTGCTCGACGCCAATGCCGTGATGGGGCAGGTCATCCGCGCCAATCCCTTCTCCTCGGTGGTGCTCCTGATCACGGACTCCGATCATGCCCTGCCGGTCGAGGTCAACCGCAACGGGCTGCGCACCATCGCCGCCGGCACCGGGCCGAATCATGACCTGGAGCTGCTCTACATCCCCAAGAACGCCGACATCCAGGTCGGCGACCTGCTGGTGACATCGGGCATGGACGGGCGTTTTCCGTCCGGCTATCCGGTGGCGCGCGTCAAGATCGTGCGCCAGGATCCGGATAATCCCTTCACCACGGTCATCGCCCAGCCCACGGCACGGCTCGACCGTAGCCGCGAGGTGCTGCTGGTCTGGAACCTGAGCGAGACATCGCGCTTGCAGGCCCTGACCGCCGAGGCCCTCAAGCCCAGGGACGTGACTCAATGA
- the mreD gene encoding rod shape-determining protein MreD, with translation MKTVKKRSVKKPSYRPRQPFWPVALTFTLALYLTILPMPDWPWDYRPPWTVLAVLFWCFAAPRRVGILTAFVVGLMLDVLTGALLGQHALALSVTAYLALVLRPRIRIFPQWQQTFFVALILLTERLLTLWIIAATGQTMPALTYWISALVGLAFWPIMAWLLVPFERRLGMS, from the coding sequence ATGAAGACCGTCAAGAAGCGCTCCGTCAAGAAGCCGTCCTACAGGCCGCGCCAACCCTTCTGGCCGGTCGCGCTCACCTTCACGCTGGCGCTGTATCTGACCATCCTGCCGATGCCGGATTGGCCCTGGGACTACCGCCCGCCCTGGACCGTGCTCGCCGTCCTCTTCTGGTGCTTCGCCGCGCCGCGCCGGGTCGGCATCCTGACGGCCTTCGTCGTCGGTCTGATGCTCGACGTGCTCACCGGCGCCCTGCTCGGACAGCACGCGCTGGCGCTCTCGGTCACGGCCTATCTGGCGCTCGTGCTGCGCCCGCGCATCCGCATCTTTCCACAGTGGCAGCAGACCTTCTTCGTGGCCCTGATCCTGCTGACCGAGCGACTGCTGACGCTCTGGATCATCGCCGCGACCGGCCAGACGATGCCGGCCCTGACCTACTGGATCTCGGCGCTGGTCGGTCTGGCCTTCTGGCCGATCATGGCCTGGCTGCTGGTGCCCTTCGAACGTCGCCTGGGGATGAGTTGA
- the rodA gene encoding rod shape-determining protein RodA, whose product MATDPLSSRANWEVDAPEGGRLRRLHIDAPLMTGLLALCGFGLVVLYSAGERELVMVERQLLRLGIAFGIMLAIAQAHPNQFKRWSLGLYGLGMLMLVAVLLIGDISKGAQRWLDFGVVRFQPSELLKLAVPMTVAWVLALRPLPPRLPGVLLAAVLILIPVALIAKQPDLGTSLLVLSAGVMVLFIAGLSWRMIIGLAALAAAVAPLVWMHMHDYQRTRVMTLLDPQSDPLGSGYHIIQSQIAIGSGGLSGKGWLNGTQSHLEFLPERHTDFIFAVIGEEFGFTGILALMALYLFIIGRGLMIAARAQDNYERLLAGGLTLVFFVYLFVNTGMVSGLLPVVGVPLPLISYGGTSMVTLMAGFGILMSIETHRARK is encoded by the coding sequence ATGGCGACTGATCCGCTGTCCTCACGGGCGAACTGGGAGGTCGACGCGCCCGAGGGCGGCCGGCTGCGCCGGCTGCATATCGATGCGCCGCTCATGACCGGACTGCTGGCGCTCTGCGGCTTCGGCCTGGTGGTGCTCTACAGCGCCGGTGAACGCGAGCTGGTGATGGTCGAGCGCCAGCTCCTGCGTCTGGGCATCGCCTTCGGCATCATGCTGGCCATCGCCCAAGCGCACCCCAACCAGTTCAAGCGCTGGTCGCTGGGGCTCTATGGGCTGGGTATGCTGATGCTGGTGGCCGTGCTCCTGATCGGCGACATCAGCAAGGGTGCGCAACGCTGGCTCGATTTCGGCGTGGTGCGCTTCCAGCCCTCGGAGCTGCTCAAGCTCGCCGTGCCCATGACCGTGGCCTGGGTGCTGGCGCTGCGTCCGCTGCCGCCGCGTCTGCCGGGGGTCCTGCTGGCGGCCGTTCTGATCCTGATCCCGGTCGCACTGATCGCCAAGCAACCGGACCTGGGCACCTCGCTGCTGGTCCTGAGCGCGGGCGTCATGGTGCTCTTCATCGCCGGGCTGAGCTGGCGGATGATCATCGGGCTGGCGGCTCTGGCCGCCGCCGTGGCGCCGCTGGTCTGGATGCACATGCACGACTATCAGCGCACCCGCGTCATGACCCTGCTCGATCCGCAGTCCGACCCGCTGGGCAGCGGCTATCACATCATCCAGTCGCAGATCGCCATCGGCTCGGGCGGCCTCTCGGGCAAGGGCTGGCTCAACGGCACCCAGTCGCACCTGGAGTTCCTGCCCGAGCGCCACACGGATTTCATCTTCGCCGTGATCGGCGAGGAGTTCGGCTTCACCGGCATTCTGGCGCTGATGGCGCTCTATCTGTTCATCATCGGGCGCGGACTCATGATCGCCGCGCGCGCCCAGGACAACTACGAGCGCCTGCTCGCCGGCGGCCTGACGCTGGTGTTCTTCGTCTATCTGTTCGTCAACACCGGCATGGTCAGCGGACTGTTGCCCGTGGTCGGCGTGCCCCTGCCCCTGATCAGCTATGGCGGCACCTCGATGGTGACACTCATGGCCGGTTTCGGGATACTGATGTCGATCGAGACCCACCGTGCCAGGAAATGA
- a CDS encoding rod shape-determining protein, which translates to MFFRNIRGMFSNDLSIDLGTANTLIYARGRGIVLNEPSVVAIRHERQGGTKTVVAVGEEAKQMLGRTPQNVTAIRPMKDGVIADFTVTEKMLQYFIRKVHETSFLRPSPRVLICVPCGSTQVERRAIKESAAGAGAREVYLIEEPISAAIGAGLSVHEPRGCMVIDIGGGTAEVAVISLSGIVYAESVRVGGDTFDDAIVNYVRRNYGTQIGEATAERIKHSIGSAFPGNEVLEIDVKGRSLAEGVPRSFTLNSNEILEALQEPLSMVVQAVKMALEKTPPELGADVAERGIVLTGGGSLLRGFDRLIEEETGLPVIVAEDPLTCVARGGGIVLEMLDTQESVLFATE; encoded by the coding sequence ATGTTCTTCAGAAACATTCGCGGAATGTTCTCCAACGATTTGTCGATCGATCTGGGGACCGCCAATACGCTGATCTATGCCCGAGGCCGCGGCATTGTGCTCAACGAGCCCTCGGTCGTGGCCATCCGGCACGAGCGCCAGGGGGGTACCAAGACGGTGGTGGCGGTCGGCGAGGAGGCCAAGCAGATGCTCGGTCGCACGCCGCAGAACGTCACCGCGATCCGGCCGATGAAGGATGGCGTCATCGCCGACTTCACGGTCACCGAAAAGATGCTCCAGTACTTCATCCGCAAGGTGCACGAGACCAGCTTCCTGCGTCCCAGCCCGCGCGTGCTCATCTGCGTGCCCTGCGGCTCGACCCAGGTCGAGCGCCGTGCCATCAAGGAGTCCGCCGCCGGTGCCGGCGCGCGCGAGGTCTATCTGATCGAGGAACCGATCTCGGCGGCCATCGGCGCCGGTCTGTCCGTGCACGAGCCGCGCGGCTGCATGGTCATCGACATCGGCGGCGGCACGGCCGAGGTGGCGGTGATCTCGCTGAGCGGCATCGTCTATGCCGAGTCGGTGCGGGTCGGGGGCGACACCTTCGACGACGCCATCGTCAACTATGTGCGCCGCAACTACGGTACCCAGATCGGCGAGGCCACCGCCGAGCGCATCAAGCACAGCATCGGCTCGGCCTTCCCCGGCAACGAGGTGCTGGAGATCGACGTCAAGGGCCGCAGTCTGGCCGAGGGCGTGCCGCGCAGTTTCACGCTCAACAGCAACGAGATCCTCGAAGCCCTCCAGGAACCCCTGTCGATGGTGGTGCAGGCCGTCAAGATGGCCCTGGAGAAGACCCCTCCCGAGCTGGGCGCCGATGTCGCCGAGCGCGGCATCGTGCTGACCGGCGGCGGCTCCTTGCTGCGCGGTTTCGACCGACTGATCGAGGAGGAGACCGGACTGCCGGTGATCGTGGCCGAGGATCCGCTGACCTGCGTCGCCCGTGGCGGCGGCATCGTACTGGAAATGCTCGACACCCAGGAGAGCGTCTTGTTCGCGACCGAATGA